From a region of the Dictyostelium discoideum AX4 chromosome 2 chromosome, whole genome shotgun sequence genome:
- a CDS encoding EGF-like domain-containing protein codes for MNKNFVLYLFYFIFLNYCNSQSLNITDISEANSYIVYPDSSNSQTCSFNFKFFIQTVNIINYSGSSFSFLLSKSFVLDTSSFITKDGHAYASFNGLNLPLGNDSLILTSTYENSDGIKIQQNYSISYKCELIEFNSLGYKVLLTNNFKKSKSGMNGIIQFTGLKNKLKSLSSSGGIFNVKPTFPNSFSFSDYQFQNLTKENIISLLFNNGNNITVKFPSSFSSYYNVDESNSKVVIYPSESTNIIEYGYDNSPLYSVTINKTSVDYEPYIQVNNGFSNYSQITPIYQNDKTVTYLGQLINSAPSKLSIYSEFNNSLIKIYETPILNITKFSKEPFVPNPFIVTYFNSDGIFLLNSSMFTITTSNQFNFLTTTYSFGLFTKDFQWPFGFGSGNNFNYNVSASFLRYKALISSPKVFTVDKTNLININSNIIAPTVNAPILLKFEWVHLFSGNYLLKFRVKDNGYEAFVGIGDVNTIALRYESMIDSESIGDEIVFAAVIDTYRYPIDKFIVFDRLGQTETYSIGQYYSVNPLLKIDSFYENNNKNNNNNNNLLLINNITFFNNFIDIINKSVDNVVYFTYNGGRMDNDEKPIGFMLMDVVTLVKNSKYHFNSSTLYFSTWNSTISMYQIKFKIPANTQPGHIPYRFFINSYSTPLDSEFLPSSAQLYVTLSNFDGYGPIFSNIEKVNSTNEFGWKFTIDDPINGFDYADIIVRGEMDSSTYKFHLTTQNLTRGDKFNGDYQINITLPSKCASQNYIITQVKLYDTQGIGCYFSVSESFVGGGVNNPFINYLLDSTINKLYKKCSGENDGIDSSPPILTLFTPQVAIPADGHMEVYFSFEATDYESGLKDLQYPMVYVEAIEFQIFECETIIKSKNITSATYQCYVYLPRGVLYTSEITFSVYGLINNGGCYGGYSSDSLRILFPYKFSMKAVSSGLAKRLDIYRVSQITTSGGELWIIGAGFFSSNLVVLIKYYGESTFTQTSIPTISYPNAMLINDVKPTDKPFIIKVQEAFFSNEFTVYPLVFDIRFVPPIPTELPTESPTPNPSSSSSSIDSSSSTPTSSPIPTNKPQTCLGEPLCGGSKQGYCSSSGCVCYPPWIGNDCNSQVIIIPQPSTNTSQPSTELPIIDNNNQTSNINLYTFDKWIYTPINNIKSQYFTSIQSGDTKSTNTLTTNITVTLEWFNQTTIIQFANNNITMNPSSIKYTIEITEYKFLNQLNSLQLVMSALFESSTSKDTCSLKVFGDTSDGDNSNFFKIQIDDHSLYGRFIKRAIIDSKVSSIENQLLDSKMNSIQTSSISQSFIGITIPNYKQSIIIDPDFSVLVDSKPVSNNDNNSICTSNKSKLTSSQLAGIIIGSVAFAAVVVVAASYFIIKKWKDDKFVKTFNRKLKKLS; via the exons atgaataaaaattttgttttgtatttattttattttatttttttaaattattgtaaTAGTCAATCATTGAACATAACAGATATTTCAGAAGCAAATTCGTATATAGTATATCCTGATTCATCAAATTCACAAACttgttcttttaattttaaattttttatccaaactgttaatataataaattattctggaagttcattttcatttttattatctaaatCTTTTGTTTTGGATACATCATCATTTATAACTAAAGATGGTCATGCATATGCATCTTTTAATGGTTTAAATTTGCCATTAGGAAATGATAGTCTAATATTAACATCAACTTATGAAAATTCAGATGGTAttaaaattcaacaaaattaTTCAATATCTTATAAATGTGAAT taattgaatttaattctttgGGTTATAAGGttttattaacaaataattttaaaaaatctaaatcaGGAATGAATGGAATTATTCAATTTACaggattaaaaaataaactaaaatCATTAAGTTCGAGTGGGGGAATTTTCAATGTCAAACCAACATTTCCAAAtagtttttcattttctgattatcaatttcaaaatttaacaaaagaaaatataatttcacttttatttaataatggtaataatattacagtAAAATTTCCATCATCATTTAGTTCAT attatAATGTTGATGAAAGCAATTCAAAAGTTGTAATTTATCCAAGTGAAAGCACAAATATAATTGAATATGGATATGACAATTCTCCACTTTATTCAgttacaataaataaaaccagTGTTGATTATGAACCTTATATTCAAGTTAATAATGGGTTTAGCAACTATTCTCAAATAACACCAATATATCAAAATGACAAAACTGTAACATATTTAGGTCAACTTATTAATTCAGCAccttcaaaattatcaatttattcagagtttaataattctttaataaaaatctatgaaacaccaattttaaatattacaa aatTTAGTAAAGAACCTTTTGTTCCAAATCCATTTATTGTTACATACTTTAATAGTGatggtatttttttattaaattcatcaatgTTTACAATTACCAcatcaaatcaatttaatttcttaacAACAACCTATTCATTTGGTTTATTCACAAAAGATTTTCAATGGCCATTTGGTTTTGGaagtggtaataattttaattataatgtATCCGCTTCATTTTTGAGATACAAGGCTCTCATTAGTTCACCAAAAGTTTTTACTGTTGATAAAACAAATCTAATCaacattaattcaaatataa ttGCACCAACTGTAAATGCaccaattcttttaaaatttgaatgggttcatttattttcaggaaattatttattaaaatttaggGTAAAAGATAATGGATATGAAGCATTTGTTGGTATTGGTGATGTCAATACAATTGCATTAAGATATGAATCAATGATAGATAGTGAAAGTATAGGTGATGAAATTGTATTTGCAGCAGTTATAGATACATACAGATATCCAATTGACAAATTTATTGTATTCGATAGATTGGGACAAACAGAAACATATTCAATCGGTCAATATTATTCAGTTAATccacttttaaaaattgattcattttatgaaaataataataaaaataataataataataataacttattacttattaataatattacattttttaataattttatcgatataataaataaatcagtTGATAATGTAGTTTATTTTACATATAATGGAGGTAGAAtggataatgatgaaaaaccAATTGGATTTATGTTAATGGACGTAGTTACATTAGTAAAGAATAGTAAATACCATTTCAACAGTTCAACACTATACTTTTCAACTTGGAattcaacaatatcaatgtatcaaattaaatttaaaatacctGCAAATACCCAACCTGGTCATATTCCATATAGATTCTTTATCAACTCTTATTCAACACCTTTAGATAGTGAATTCTTACCATCATCTGCACAACTATATGTAACATTATCAA ATTTCGATGGATATGGACCAATATTTAGTAATATTGAAAAGgttaattcaacaaatgaaTTTGGTTGGAAATTTACAATAGATGATCCAATTAATGGTTTTGATTATGCTGATATTATAGTTAGAGGTGAAATGGATAGTTCAACTTATAAATTCCATTTAACAACTCAAAATTTAACAAGAggtgataaatttaatggtgattatcaaattaatataacTTTACCAAGTAAATGTGCATctcaaaattatattatcacACAAGTTAAATTATATGATACTCAAGGTATTGGTTGCTACTTTTCAGTATCTGAATCATTTGTAGGTGGTGGTGTTAATAAcccatttataaattatttattagactcaacaataaataaattatataaaaagtgTAGTGGTGAAAATGATGGTATCGATAGTTCACCACCAATTTTAACATTATTTACACCACAAGTAGCTATTCCTGCAGATGGACATATGGAAGTATATTTCTCATTTGAAGCAACTGATTACGAAAGTGGATTAAAAGATCTTCAATATCCAATGGTTTACGTTGAAGCAAttgaatttcaaatatttgaatgtgaaacaattattaaatcaaagaaTATCACCTCTGCAACCTATCAATGTTACGTTTACTTACCAAGAGGTGTATTGTACACTTCAGAAATTACATTCAGTGTTTAtggattaattaataatggtggttgtTATGGTGGTTATTCAAGCGACTCACTAAGAATTCTATTCCCGTATAAGTTTTCAATGAAAGCAGTATCATCAGGACTTGCTAAAAGGTTAGATATCTATAGAGTTTCTCAAATTACAACAAGTGGTGGCGAATTATGGATAATAGGTGCTGGTTTCTTTTCTTCAAATCTTGtagtattaattaaatattatggTGAATCAACATTTACACAAACATCAATACCAACTATAAGTTATCCAAATGCAATGTTAATCAATGATGTCAAACCAACTGATAAACCATTCATTATCAAAGTACAAGAAGCtttcttttcaaatgaattcaCTGTTTATCCATTAGTATTTGATATTCGTTTTGTACCACCAATTCCAACAGAATTACCAACAGAATCCCCAACACCAaatccatcatcatcatcttcttcaataGACTCGTCATCGTCAACACctacatcatcaccaatacCAACGAATAAACCTCAAACATGTTTAGGTGAACCATTATGTGGTGGATCAAAACAAGGATATTGTTCATCAAGTGGATGTGTTTGTTATCCACCTTGGATTGGTAATGATTGTAATTCACAAGTTATAATTATACCACAACCATCAACAAATACATCACAACCATCAACTGAATTACCAATTATCGATAACAATAATCAAACATCAAATA TTAATTTATATACATTTGATAAATGGATTTAtacaccaattaataatattaaaagtcAATACTTTACAAGTATTCAAAGTGGTGatacaaaatcaacaaatacaTTAACAACCAATATTACTGTAACTTTAGAATGGTTCAATCAAACAACAATCATTCAAtttgcaaataataatataacaatGAATCCATCAAGTATTAAAtatacaattgaaattacagaatataaatttttaaatcaattaaatagtCTTCAACTTGTAATGTCAGCATTATTCGAATCATCAACTTCCAAAGATACTTGTTCATTAAAAGTATTTGGAGATACAAGCGATGGTGATAATTCAAACttctttaaaattcaaattgatGATCATTCACTTTATGGTAGATTCATTAAAAGAGCAATCATCGATTCAAAAGTatcttcaattgaaaatcaattattagattCAAAAATGAACTCAATTCAAACATCATCAATATCACAATCATTCATTGGTATTACAATACCAAATTATAAacaatcaataattattgaTCCAGACTTTTCAGTATTAGTAGATAGTAAACCAgtatcaaataatgataataattcaatttgtacatcaaataaatcaaaactaACAAGTTCTCAACTCgctggtattattattggttccGTTGCTTTTGCTGCTGTCGTTGTTGTTGCAGCttcttattttattataaaaaagtgGAAAGAcgataaatttgtaaaaacatttaatagaaaattaaaaaaactatcataa